The following proteins are encoded in a genomic region of Dioscorea cayenensis subsp. rotundata cultivar TDr96_F1 chromosome 8, TDr96_F1_v2_PseudoChromosome.rev07_lg8_w22 25.fasta, whole genome shotgun sequence:
- the LOC120267761 gene encoding pentatricopeptide repeat-containing protein ELI1, chloroplastic-like, giving the protein MGRVHHHHSKTLLKPFNQTLQTLLSLLNLHSSSPLYLLHLHAIIVKSHLSHHPFLLTRLAHAYLSSNSLSPPTRILLSFPKRPPLFLWNETIKAHARNGRFRDSIGLYDAMLARGATPNEFTFTFVLPACASARAVLDGRRIHEHAVKFGFLSNVFVATAVVDMYGKCGEVGLARQVFDGMSQRGIASYNAMISGYVSSGKCEEAISLFDQMQKLGLQYDATTMVSALQACASLGALQKGRWIHEQVMSSQMEINVHLGAALVNMYARCGCIEESRRIFNEMPRRDLISWTAIICGYGMHGLAVDAELLFNQMVQCGVMPDSITFVGVLSGFSHKGMVNKGREYFKKMTEEYYIKPTLEHYSCMVDMLGRAGRLEEAEAFIRTMLVVPDAGVWGGLLNACKIYGNVELGKRVVEEILRLDPCNAGWYVLMSNIYATAGLWDGVAKMRLLMKERKVSKYPGWSSIEIDGHRHVFLVFDRSHPKSEEIYRFLKDLEEQMQAAGYVAETKCVLVNLDEEAKEDMLCGHSERLAIAFGILSTKEGEVLRVIKNLRVCVDCHTATKFISKIVGREIIVRDANRFHHFRDGVCSCGDFW; this is encoded by the exons ATGGGCAGAGTTCATCACCATCACTCTAAAACCCTCCTAAAACCCTTCAACCAGACCCTCCAAACTCTCCTCTCCCTCCTCAATCTCCACTCCTCTTCTCCTCtctatcttctccatctccatgCCATCATCGTCAAGTCCCACCTCTCCCACCACCCCTTCCTTCTCACCCGCCTCGCCCACGCTTACCTCTCCTCCAACTCCCTCTCCCCTCCCACCCGTATCCTTCTCAGCTTCCCCAAACGCCCCCCGCTTTTCCTTTGGAACGAGACCATCAAAGCCCATGCTAGGAACGGTCGGTTTAGAGACTCCATTGGTTTGTATGATGCCATGCTTGCTCGCGGTGCCACGCCGAATGAGTTCACGTTCACTTTTGTTTTGCCTGCCTGCGCCTCCGCGAGGGCGGTATTGGATGGACGGAGGATTCATGAGCATGCGGTGAAGTTTGGGTTTTTGTCTAATGTGTTTGTGGCCACTGCGGTTGTGGATATGTATGGGAAGTGCGGTGAGGTCGGGTTGGCACGGCAGGTGTTTGATGGAATGTCGCAGAGGGGGATTGCCAGTTACAATGCTATGATATCCGG GTATGTATCAAGTGGAAAGTGTGAGGAGGCCATCTCCCTGTTTGATCAAATGCAGAAATTGGGCCTTCAATATGACGCAACAACAATGGTGAGCGCACTGCAAGCTTGCGCTTCCCTAGGAGCTCTGCAAAAAGGAAGATGGATTCATGAACAGGTCATGAGTTCTCAAATGGAGATCAATGTCCACTTAGGTGCAGCTCTGGTGAATATGTATGCTAGGTGTGGTTGCATTGAAGAGTCACGTAGAATCTTCAATGAGATGCCAAGAAGAGATTTGATCAGTTGGACAGCTATCATATGTGGGTATGGGATGCATGGGCTTGCTGTGGATGCAGAGCTGCTGTTTAATCAGATGGTGCAGTGTGGAGTTATGCCTGACTCCATTACCTTTGTTGGGGTTTTATCAGGTTTCAGCCATAAAGGGATGGTTAACAAAGGTAGAGAATATTTCAAGAAAATGACTGAAGAGTACTACATTAAACCTACTTTGGAGCATTATAGTTGCATGGTTGATATGCTTGGTAGAGCTGGAAGACTTGAGGAAGCAGAAGCATTCATTAGGACTATGCTTGTGGTTCCTGATGCTGGTGTGTGGGGTGGACTCTTGAATGCTTGCAAGATCTATGGTAATGTTGAGTTGGGCAAGCGAGTTGTAGAAGAAATCCTGAGGTTAGATCCTTGTAATGCAGGCTGGTATGTCCTAATGTCTAACATATATGCAACTGCAGGACTTTGGGATGGGGTTGCAAAGATGAGACTTTTAATGAAAGAGAGAAAGGTTTCAAAATATCCCGGATGGAGTTCGATTGAGATTGATGGACATAGGCATGTCTTCCTTGTGTTCGACCGTTCCCATCCAAAGTCAGAAGAGATATACAGGTTTCTAAAGGATCTTGAGGAGCAGATGCAAGCAGCCGGATATGTTGCTGAAACAAAATGTGTGTTGGTGAATTTGgatgaagaagcaaaagaagacATGCTATGCGGACACAGCGAAAGGCTGGCAATTGCTTTCGGGATTTTAAGCACAAAAGAAGGGGAGGTGTTAAGGGTGATTAAGAACTTGAGGGTGTGTGTAGATTGTCATACTGCAACTAAATTCATTTCTAAGATCGTCGGAAGGGAAATCATAGTTAGAGATGCAAACAGGTTTCACCATTTCAGAGATGGTGTCTGTTCTTGTGGTGACTTCTGGTGA